In Microbacterium cremeum, a genomic segment contains:
- a CDS encoding ribonuclease activity regulator RraA, translating to MPPTTAALERPAFTLPVRGDAFERATAEEIRGLERVSSATACAKLHGLGISRSFVEGPRPLTPGQRVVGSALTLQFMPQREDVASGLGQEYVERHTALWAVLETVQPGDVLVIQAYGSRFSGCIGDILARYFARKGGAGIIVDGRIRDSGRIRELGIPVWSTGTTPHYASQSELFPWAYDVPVAVGGALCMPGDLVVADDDGPVVVPRSMAGEVVSAAQDHEQWEVFSRERLDSGARLSDYYPLTPDTREEYEAWRSAKRSDR from the coding sequence ATGCCCCCGACCACTGCCGCGCTCGAGCGCCCTGCCTTCACACTTCCCGTCCGTGGTGACGCGTTCGAGCGCGCCACCGCGGAAGAGATCCGCGGGCTCGAGCGGGTGTCGTCGGCGACCGCGTGCGCGAAGCTGCACGGGCTCGGCATCTCGCGGTCGTTCGTCGAAGGGCCGCGTCCCCTGACGCCGGGGCAGCGCGTGGTCGGTTCGGCGCTCACGCTGCAGTTCATGCCGCAGCGAGAAGACGTCGCGTCCGGCCTCGGGCAGGAGTACGTCGAGCGTCACACCGCCCTGTGGGCGGTGCTCGAGACGGTGCAGCCGGGAGACGTGCTCGTGATCCAGGCCTACGGGAGCCGGTTCTCGGGGTGCATCGGCGACATCCTCGCACGCTACTTCGCACGCAAGGGCGGGGCCGGCATCATCGTCGACGGACGCATCCGCGACTCGGGCCGCATCCGCGAGCTCGGCATCCCGGTCTGGTCGACGGGCACGACGCCCCACTACGCGTCGCAGTCCGAGCTCTTCCCGTGGGCCTACGACGTGCCCGTGGCCGTGGGGGGCGCGCTGTGCATGCCCGGCGACCTCGTGGTCGCGGACGACGACGGACCGGTAGTGGTCCCGCGCTCGATGGCGGGAGAGGTCGTCTCGGCGGCCCAGGACCACGAGCAGTGGGAGGTCTTCAGCCGCGAGCGGCTCGACTCCGGCGCGCGTCTGAGCGACTACTACCCCCTGACCCCCGACACACGCGAGGAGTATGAGGCGTGGCGCTCCGCGAAACGATCCGACCGCTGA
- a CDS encoding aldo/keto reductase: MALRETIRPLTPEGAHPSLGLGCAPIGNLYAPVSERAAEATVEEAYGRGIRFFDTAPHYGAGVSEVRLGRALAGVDRDTVSIATKIGRRIVDTDGRTVPAGGTGADTVGDLSRDGVLRSLEGSLRRLDTDRVDLLYLHDPADVDEALAGALPALIELRDEGVVRAVGVGMVHTKPLHRYVCEAPIDVVMPAGRLTLLDRSARGALVPAARQRGVGLVAAGVYNSGILVDPRGAPYFDYRPAEPAVVARALELEAACERHGVRLSDAATRWPLREPAVDAVVIGARTEAEVAAFHDGFDTPIPDALWHELEPLGLL, encoded by the coding sequence GTGGCGCTCCGCGAAACGATCCGACCGCTGACGCCGGAAGGCGCGCATCCCTCTCTCGGACTGGGATGCGCCCCGATCGGCAACCTGTACGCGCCCGTGTCGGAACGGGCGGCCGAAGCCACGGTCGAGGAGGCCTACGGACGCGGCATCCGCTTCTTCGACACCGCACCCCACTACGGCGCCGGGGTGAGCGAGGTCCGATTGGGGCGCGCTCTGGCGGGCGTGGACCGCGACACCGTGTCCATCGCCACCAAGATCGGCCGGCGCATCGTCGACACCGACGGCAGGACCGTCCCGGCAGGCGGGACGGGTGCCGACACCGTCGGCGATCTCAGCAGGGACGGCGTGCTGCGCAGTCTCGAGGGAAGCCTTCGGCGGCTCGACACCGACAGAGTCGACCTGCTCTACCTGCATGACCCCGCGGACGTGGACGAGGCGCTCGCCGGAGCACTGCCGGCACTGATCGAGCTGCGAGACGAAGGCGTCGTGCGTGCCGTCGGGGTCGGCATGGTGCACACCAAACCGCTGCATCGATACGTGTGCGAGGCGCCCATCGACGTCGTGATGCCGGCGGGGCGGCTCACCCTCCTCGACCGTTCGGCTCGAGGCGCCCTGGTTCCTGCGGCGCGGCAGCGCGGTGTGGGTCTCGTGGCGGCCGGCGTGTACAACTCCGGGATCCTCGTCGATCCGCGGGGCGCGCCCTACTTCGACTACCGACCGGCCGAGCCGGCCGTCGTCGCGCGAGCTCTCGAACTGGAGGCCGCCTGCGAGCGGCACGGCGTGCGGCTCTCCGACGCGGCCACCCGGTGGCCGCTGCGAGAGCCGGCGGTCGACGCCGTCGTCATCGGTGCTCGCACCGAGGCCGAGGTGGCCGCCTTCCACGACGGGTTCGATACGCCGATACCCGACGCGCTGTGGCACGAGCTGGAGCCCCTTGGCCTCCTCTGA
- a CDS encoding amidohydrolase family protein yields the protein MGIVDAHVHLWDTGVVHLSWFRDELGLARSATAADFAAAAGDVAPATAVTVQAGDTLGEARWLLDETTRVGVGSVAVLQYEAAKGRWAGVMQDALEATDTRMPRVGGIRVSTPSGAADLSDVRWLDRLAARLAHSSRVLELLVRPEQLGATAELARRHPSLAVVVCHLGLGSAQPDSAWRRDLSRLARVPNVAAKLSGVVAGRDAAALREVVGAAVDALGPDRLLFGSDWPISARSLGYAEVVERTAAALPGLSAADTRSLWRRTAERLYRIELSPGAR from the coding sequence GTGGGTATCGTCGACGCCCACGTGCACCTGTGGGACACCGGCGTCGTGCACCTGTCATGGTTCCGCGACGAACTCGGTCTCGCGCGCAGCGCGACCGCGGCCGACTTCGCGGCCGCCGCGGGCGACGTGGCACCCGCCACGGCCGTGACGGTTCAGGCGGGGGACACGCTCGGCGAGGCGCGGTGGCTGCTCGACGAGACCACACGGGTCGGGGTGGGGTCGGTCGCGGTGCTGCAGTACGAGGCCGCGAAAGGCAGATGGGCCGGCGTCATGCAGGACGCCCTCGAAGCGACCGACACACGGATGCCGCGCGTCGGCGGCATCCGTGTGTCGACACCGTCGGGCGCGGCCGACCTCTCGGATGTCCGGTGGCTCGATCGGCTGGCGGCGAGGCTCGCGCATTCGTCCCGCGTGCTCGAACTGCTGGTGCGTCCGGAGCAACTCGGAGCGACCGCAGAGCTCGCGCGCCGGCATCCGAGTCTCGCGGTCGTCGTCTGCCACCTGGGGCTCGGCAGCGCCCAGCCCGACAGTGCATGGCGGCGGGACCTGTCCCGACTGGCGCGCGTGCCGAACGTCGCAGCCAAGCTCTCGGGCGTCGTCGCCGGGCGCGACGCCGCAGCGCTCAGAGAGGTCGTCGGCGCTGCGGTGGACGCCCTGGGTCCGGACCGTCTGCTGTTCGGGAGCGACTGGCCGATCTCGGCGCGGTCCCTCGGCTATGCCGAGGTGGTCGAGCGCACGGCGGCCGCGCTGCCGGGGCTGTCGGCCGCCGACACGCGGAGCCTCTGGCGTCGTACCGCCGAGCGGCTCTATCGCATCGAGCTCAGTCCCGGCGCGCGGTGA
- a CDS encoding GntR family transcriptional regulator produces the protein MTDALSSMKGLQHGLLSDQIYSLIKTMIKDTSLAPGEQLVESQLARQLQVSQAPVRDALKRLAHEGLVTHVRHQGNFVAQYTDEEAEQAKVARAALEELAGRLACGRLDDATTQRLTDLIGEMREAAGARELGKFRELDFVFHRTVIEASGNAYLPRMWDIIEPSLRSMHVLGDPEFPGDWTLVAEWHRGLLDVLLAGDETAAGELFRAHAAGTLLGDDGDALTARRD, from the coding sequence ATGACTGACGCCCTGAGCTCGATGAAGGGCCTCCAGCACGGCCTTCTGTCCGACCAGATCTACTCCCTCATCAAGACGATGATCAAGGACACGAGCCTGGCTCCCGGTGAGCAGCTGGTCGAATCCCAGCTCGCCCGCCAGCTGCAGGTGAGTCAGGCGCCCGTGCGCGACGCGCTGAAGCGACTCGCGCACGAAGGGCTGGTGACGCACGTGCGGCACCAGGGCAACTTCGTCGCGCAGTACACCGACGAGGAGGCGGAGCAGGCCAAGGTGGCACGCGCCGCACTCGAGGAGCTGGCCGGCCGGCTCGCCTGCGGACGACTCGACGATGCGACGACGCAGCGCCTCACCGACCTGATCGGCGAGATGCGCGAGGCAGCCGGCGCCCGGGAGCTGGGGAAGTTCCGCGAGCTCGACTTCGTCTTCCACCGCACGGTCATCGAAGCGAGCGGCAACGCCTACCTCCCGCGGATGTGGGACATCATCGAACCCAGCCTGCGATCGATGCACGTCCTGGGGGACCCCGAGTTCCCCGGCGACTGGACACTCGTCGCAGAGTGGCACCGCGGGCTGCTGGATGTGCTCCTCGCCGGCGACGAGACCGCCGCGGGAGAGCTGTTCCGCGCTCACGCGGCGGGTACGCTCCTCGGCGACGACGGCGACGCGCTCACCGCGCGCCGGGACTGA
- a CDS encoding SGNH/GDSL hydrolase family protein, protein MTAATRYVFYGDSITDAGRDRADDSSLGDGYVSLLDARLRQRDEAATVRNLGISGNRAKDLEARIADDLVPAGADVLTVFVGINDTWRRFDSADPTDDVEFERSYRAVLDAVPARTVLIEPFLLPVRGEQETWLEDLAGKRAVVRRLADEYGAVFVPLHSHLTAVASSHSGGPAALAPDGVHPTPLGAATIADAWTAAVGIH, encoded by the coding sequence ATGACCGCCGCCACCCGATACGTCTTCTACGGCGACTCCATCACCGACGCCGGCCGCGACCGCGCGGACGACTCCTCGCTGGGCGACGGCTACGTGTCGCTCCTCGACGCGCGGCTGCGTCAGCGGGACGAGGCGGCGACCGTCCGCAATCTCGGTATCAGCGGGAACCGCGCCAAAGACCTGGAGGCGCGGATCGCCGACGACCTGGTCCCCGCGGGGGCAGATGTGCTGACCGTGTTCGTCGGGATCAACGACACCTGGCGACGGTTCGACTCCGCCGATCCCACCGACGACGTCGAGTTCGAGCGCTCGTACCGCGCCGTGCTGGACGCCGTACCGGCTCGCACCGTGCTCATCGAGCCGTTCCTGCTGCCGGTCCGTGGCGAACAGGAGACGTGGCTCGAGGACCTCGCCGGGAAGCGGGCGGTCGTGAGGCGGCTCGCGGACGAGTACGGGGCGGTGTTCGTCCCGCTGCACTCGCACCTCACGGCGGTGGCGTCGAGCCACTCCGGCGGCCCGGCGGCTCTGGCTCCCGACGGGGTGCACCCCACGCCTCTCGGCGCAGCGACCATCGCCGACGCGTGGACCGCTGCTGTCGGCATCCATTAA
- a CDS encoding Ig-like domain-containing protein encodes MAVALLSIGVPVAAHAAPLAETALYVSPSGSDSGSGTLEDPLLTLEGARDAIRELGGAGALPAGGVTVYLREGTYPRTSSFELGAQDSGTADSPITYRSYPGETARLSGGVELERSGFAPVTDDAMLSRIIDDSAHGRVLQFDLAAHGITDYGAVSRHGYWKANDVSDVPPMQLYVAGEGMTLARWPNNGTVQMGEIIDVGPTVKDADLQERGGTFSYAYDRPQYWTEAEDVWLDGIFGYSWEWSYNRIESIDTAAKTITLAYGEMSGLMKTWFEDFHFAENLLEELDAPAEYYIDRESGILYFLPNAAFETTEAPVTVTMLDEPMIRTDGASHVLFDELVLEYGRATAAVILGGSNVQIAHSDIQNFTDGGVYINSPGRYTYDGIPVNRGGVDHAVVSSHLRHIGGVGVVLQGGDKDTLARGDNRAENSHIHDFAYYHKAYNPGVMLDGVGNIARGNEIHDAPHPGLIVHGNDHLIEYNEIYDICKTFQDLGAIYMNAGATPQQRGTEISRNYFHDTGIGRLGVEGIYPDNLTMGLTIEENVFYRMGNDAIKNGSGDRIDARNNVFVDTHIPYDNYEMWMGDQPGNKVDTDYMPKWIELFEANNGFVDTPYGERYPELLTFFDENHYYPENNHFERNVVWNPGLSRAGDVNEHGARDVHGLLNYADNWVADQDPGFVDWRAGDFRFAEDAAVFDRIPGFTAVPFDQMGTQGVIGHPITPAHIAVDAVHLPSEQLVVELGDTVSFAAEVVPWNASNAAVTYASSDPAVASVDAAGQITALAPGQAVVTATSVADAAITDEATVVVLDGDGVLHFTDFESGGNGWPVDGNRSIVKDADGDHWYHILGGANGQLPRDFGEYVLEFEVRTPAEVPEGGVLLVYDRSGATPGGYVRYQHLATGPKWTIYDSAWATVEEVVLPAASGFTPDTVYGIRMVVSRSGIQVSVDGEVVIEGTNPAPDAAGKVGFYVEKFAYLDVDDVTISLVPVDVSGISLSPGELLLATGERGVIAATVTPAEASNAGVDWSTSDPGVATVGTDGTVRGVAAGTATITATSQADPGISAAATVQVQDVDYPVIELGDQLSDAANWTGSGAVDFEEGTIGISGEGVVGYSGETFGDGLLRFSSEVDGFDGGWFGFAVRSDRAGDPAWVGGNKGYLVVIKEDVIEVQSWKPGQTMMDVIPNTAVLAGTEHTIEFGAVAAAEAAPAAAAAAAAGTQVALRVDGRTIWSAVDMDAASPIADAGYLNVYHYAEQNALRLKPAAAEEPVVTGIAAGAGEFKEVYRVGDELDVSGMTLAVSWSDDSTSEVPVTPAMVSGFDSTAPAERQELVVTYAGFTATFVIAVIPAADPGEDPGAGPAPGDGASGDGSGDLASTGGGGAWAIAAMLAAGLLIAGAVFAVTGARRRRVGSAHPVRD; translated from the coding sequence ATGGCTGTCGCCCTGCTGTCGATCGGAGTCCCCGTCGCAGCCCACGCCGCCCCTCTCGCCGAGACGGCGCTGTACGTCTCGCCGAGCGGATCCGACAGCGGCTCGGGCACGCTCGAAGATCCCCTCCTCACACTGGAAGGCGCCCGCGACGCCATCCGCGAGCTCGGAGGAGCCGGCGCGCTGCCCGCTGGCGGCGTCACCGTGTACCTGCGTGAGGGGACGTACCCGCGGACGTCGTCCTTCGAGCTCGGCGCCCAGGACTCCGGCACGGCCGACTCGCCCATCACCTATCGCTCCTATCCCGGCGAGACGGCGCGGCTGAGCGGCGGGGTGGAGCTCGAGCGGTCCGGTTTCGCGCCGGTCACCGACGACGCGATGCTCTCTCGCATCATCGACGACTCGGCCCACGGGCGCGTGCTCCAGTTCGACCTCGCCGCCCACGGCATCACCGACTACGGCGCCGTGAGTCGCCACGGCTACTGGAAGGCCAACGACGTCAGCGACGTGCCTCCCATGCAGCTCTATGTCGCCGGCGAGGGAATGACCCTCGCACGCTGGCCCAACAACGGGACGGTGCAGATGGGCGAGATCATCGATGTCGGACCCACCGTGAAGGACGCCGACCTCCAGGAGCGCGGCGGCACGTTCAGCTACGCCTACGACCGCCCCCAGTACTGGACCGAGGCGGAGGACGTGTGGCTCGACGGCATCTTCGGGTACAGCTGGGAGTGGTCGTACAACCGCATCGAGTCGATCGACACCGCCGCGAAGACCATCACGCTGGCGTACGGCGAGATGTCGGGCCTCATGAAGACGTGGTTCGAGGACTTCCACTTCGCCGAGAACCTGCTCGAGGAGCTCGATGCCCCGGCCGAGTACTACATCGACCGCGAGAGCGGCATCCTCTACTTCCTGCCGAATGCCGCGTTCGAGACGACGGAGGCGCCGGTCACCGTCACCATGCTCGACGAGCCGATGATCCGCACCGACGGCGCATCGCACGTCCTCTTCGACGAACTCGTCCTGGAGTACGGGCGCGCCACGGCAGCCGTCATCCTGGGCGGATCCAACGTGCAGATCGCGCACAGCGACATCCAGAACTTCACCGACGGGGGCGTGTACATCAACTCCCCCGGCCGCTACACCTATGACGGAATCCCTGTGAACCGGGGCGGCGTGGATCACGCCGTGGTGTCATCTCATCTTCGGCACATCGGCGGTGTGGGAGTCGTGCTGCAGGGTGGAGACAAGGACACGCTCGCCCGCGGCGACAACCGGGCCGAGAACTCCCACATCCACGATTTCGCGTACTACCACAAGGCCTACAACCCGGGTGTGATGCTCGACGGGGTCGGGAACATCGCGCGCGGCAATGAGATCCACGATGCGCCGCACCCGGGTCTCATCGTGCACGGCAACGATCATCTGATCGAGTACAACGAGATCTACGACATCTGCAAGACGTTCCAGGACCTCGGCGCGATCTACATGAATGCCGGAGCGACGCCGCAGCAACGGGGCACGGAGATCAGCCGCAACTACTTCCACGACACCGGCATCGGCCGCCTCGGCGTCGAAGGGATCTATCCCGACAACCTCACGATGGGACTCACCATCGAGGAGAACGTCTTCTACCGGATGGGCAACGACGCGATCAAGAACGGTTCGGGAGACCGCATCGACGCGCGCAACAACGTCTTCGTCGACACGCACATCCCGTACGACAACTACGAGATGTGGATGGGAGACCAGCCCGGCAACAAGGTCGACACCGACTACATGCCGAAATGGATCGAGCTGTTCGAGGCGAACAACGGCTTCGTCGACACGCCCTACGGCGAGAGGTACCCCGAGCTGCTCACGTTCTTCGACGAGAACCACTACTACCCCGAGAACAACCACTTCGAGCGGAACGTGGTGTGGAACCCGGGGCTCTCGCGCGCCGGCGACGTCAACGAGCACGGTGCCCGCGATGTGCACGGCCTCCTGAACTACGCCGACAACTGGGTGGCCGATCAGGATCCCGGCTTCGTCGACTGGCGCGCCGGCGACTTCCGGTTCGCCGAGGACGCGGCGGTGTTCGATCGCATCCCGGGCTTCACCGCCGTGCCGTTCGACCAGATGGGCACGCAGGGCGTCATCGGCCACCCGATCACCCCCGCGCACATCGCGGTGGACGCCGTCCATCTGCCCTCGGAGCAGCTCGTCGTGGAGCTCGGCGACACGGTCTCGTTCGCGGCGGAGGTCGTGCCGTGGAACGCGTCCAACGCCGCCGTCACCTACGCGAGCAGCGATCCCGCTGTGGCGTCTGTGGACGCCGCCGGCCAGATCACGGCACTCGCGCCCGGCCAAGCGGTGGTGACCGCGACATCGGTTGCAGACGCCGCGATCACCGACGAGGCGACGGTCGTGGTGCTCGACGGTGACGGCGTGCTGCACTTCACCGACTTCGAGTCGGGCGGCAACGGCTGGCCGGTCGACGGGAACCGCTCGATCGTCAAGGACGCCGACGGTGACCACTGGTACCACATCCTGGGAGGGGCCAACGGTCAACTGCCACGCGACTTCGGCGAATACGTCCTCGAGTTCGAGGTGCGCACACCTGCCGAGGTGCCGGAGGGCGGCGTGTTGCTCGTCTATGACCGCAGCGGCGCCACGCCCGGTGGCTATGTGCGCTACCAGCACCTGGCGACAGGTCCGAAGTGGACGATCTACGACTCGGCATGGGCGACCGTCGAAGAGGTCGTGCTCCCCGCCGCCTCGGGCTTCACGCCCGACACCGTCTACGGCATCCGCATGGTCGTCAGCCGCTCCGGCATCCAGGTGAGCGTCGACGGCGAGGTGGTGATCGAGGGCACCAACCCGGCACCGGATGCCGCGGGCAAGGTGGGCTTCTACGTCGAGAAGTTCGCGTATCTCGACGTGGACGACGTCACGATCTCGCTGGTGCCGGTGGACGTCTCGGGCATCTCACTGTCGCCCGGTGAGCTGCTACTCGCCACCGGTGAGCGGGGCGTGATCGCCGCGACGGTGACTCCGGCCGAGGCGAGCAACGCGGGGGTGGACTGGTCGACGAGCGATCCCGGAGTGGCGACGGTCGGCACCGACGGCACCGTCCGCGGCGTCGCGGCCGGAACCGCGACGATCACCGCGACGTCACAGGCGGATCCAGGCATCAGCGCCGCTGCGACGGTCCAGGTGCAGGACGTGGACTACCCGGTGATCGAGCTCGGCGACCAGCTCTCCGACGCGGCGAACTGGACCGGTTCGGGGGCGGTCGACTTCGAGGAGGGGACGATCGGCATCAGTGGCGAGGGTGTCGTCGGATACAGCGGCGAGACATTCGGTGACGGACTGCTGCGCTTCTCGTCCGAAGTGGACGGATTCGACGGCGGCTGGTTCGGCTTCGCGGTGCGCTCCGATCGTGCGGGGGACCCCGCGTGGGTCGGCGGGAACAAGGGGTACCTCGTCGTCATCAAGGAGGACGTGATCGAGGTGCAGAGCTGGAAGCCGGGCCAGACGATGATGGACGTGATTCCCAACACCGCGGTGCTGGCCGGCACCGAGCACACGATCGAGTTCGGCGCCGTGGCCGCCGCCGAAGCGGCTCCGGCGGCCGCGGCGGCGGCGGCAGCGGGCACGCAGGTGGCGCTGCGCGTCGATGGGCGCACCATCTGGAGTGCAGTGGACATGGATGCCGCGAGCCCCATCGCCGACGCCGGGTACTTGAACGTCTACCACTATGCCGAGCAGAACGCGCTGCGCCTGAAGCCCGCGGCGGCGGAGGAGCCGGTCGTCACCGGCATCGCTGCAGGCGCCGGCGAGTTCAAGGAGGTCTACCGCGTGGGCGACGAGCTCGACGTCAGTGGGATGACGCTCGCGGTGAGCTGGAGCGACGACTCCACGTCCGAGGTCCCGGTGACGCCGGCGATGGTGAGCGGTTTCGATTCCACCGCGCCGGCGGAGCGTCAGGAGCTGGTCGTGACGTATGCCGGCTTCACGGCGACGTTCGTGATCGCCGTGATCCCGGCCGCCGACCCCGGTGAGGACCCCGGCGCCGGTCCCGCGCCCGGTGACGGCGCCTCCGGCGACGGGTCCGGCGATCTCGCGAGCACCGGCGGCGGCGGCGCGTGGGCGATCGCGGCGATGCTCGCGGCCGGGCTTCTGATCGCAGGAGCCGTGTTCGCCGTCACCGGCGCACGCCGACGGCGCGTCGGATCAGCGCACCCGGTTCGCGACTGA
- the purM gene encoding phosphoribosylformylglycinamidine cyclo-ligase has translation MASSERDAPAPPVNPYAAAGVDTAAGDLAVELMKSAVRRTHGPEVLGGVGGFAGLFDASAFKAYDKPLLATSTDGVGTKVAIAQAIDKHDTIGQDLVGMVVDDIVVVGARPLFMTDYIACGKVFPERIADIVRGIAAGCAETGTALVGGETAEHPGLLGINDYDVAGAATGVVEASRILGAERVRDGDVVLALASSGLHSNGYSLVRHIVAGAGIQYGDNAADFGTTWGEALLEPTRLYTQPLLRLIAETGDAVHALSHVTGGGIAANLARVLPQSTWVEVDRSTWSPPTVFRVLADLGGLDLESTEGTWNLGIGFLAVVAAEKAEAAASALEGAGIATWQVGVVRGGDRPGGEHWEQGAKGVDGGAVRLVGAYADHQTYAEHPAR, from the coding sequence GTGGCCTCCTCCGAACGCGATGCCCCCGCCCCGCCCGTGAACCCGTACGCGGCCGCCGGCGTCGACACGGCCGCCGGCGACCTCGCCGTCGAGCTGATGAAGTCGGCCGTGCGCCGCACTCACGGTCCCGAGGTGCTCGGCGGCGTCGGCGGATTCGCGGGGCTCTTCGACGCGTCGGCCTTCAAGGCCTACGACAAGCCGCTGCTGGCGACGAGCACCGACGGCGTCGGCACGAAGGTCGCGATCGCGCAGGCCATCGACAAGCACGACACCATCGGGCAGGACCTCGTCGGCATGGTCGTCGACGACATCGTCGTGGTGGGCGCCAGGCCGCTGTTCATGACCGACTACATCGCGTGCGGCAAAGTCTTCCCCGAGCGCATCGCCGACATCGTCCGCGGCATCGCCGCCGGCTGCGCCGAGACCGGCACGGCGCTCGTGGGCGGCGAGACCGCCGAGCACCCCGGCCTCCTCGGCATCAACGACTACGACGTCGCGGGAGCTGCGACCGGCGTCGTCGAGGCCTCCCGCATCCTCGGGGCCGAGCGGGTGCGCGACGGGGACGTCGTGCTCGCGCTCGCGAGCTCGGGACTGCACTCCAACGGCTACTCGCTCGTGCGCCACATCGTCGCGGGAGCCGGCATCCAGTACGGCGACAACGCCGCCGACTTCGGCACGACATGGGGCGAGGCCCTCCTCGAGCCGACGCGCCTCTACACCCAGCCGCTGCTGCGTCTCATCGCCGAGACGGGCGACGCGGTGCACGCCCTCAGCCACGTCACCGGCGGCGGCATCGCCGCCAACCTCGCCCGCGTCCTCCCGCAGAGCACGTGGGTCGAGGTCGACAGGTCGACGTGGTCACCGCCCACCGTGTTCCGCGTGCTCGCCGATCTCGGCGGCCTCGACCTCGAGTCGACCGAAGGCACCTGGAACCTCGGCATCGGATTCCTCGCCGTCGTGGCCGCCGAGAAGGCGGAGGCCGCGGCATCCGCCCTCGAAGGCGCCGGCATCGCGACCTGGCAGGTCGGCGTCGTCCGCGGCGGCGACCGTCCCGGCGGCGAGCACTGGGAGCAGGGCGCCAAGGGCGTCGACGGCGGCGCGGTGCGTCTCGTCGGTGCCTACGCAGACCACCAGACGTACGCAGAACACCCGGCTCGCTGA
- the purF gene encoding amidophosphoribosyltransferase, giving the protein MCGIVGMVGRGPVNQEIYDSLLLLQHRGQDSTGISTAERSGTVHMHKTRGQVREAFRTRDMRALLGEIGLGHVRYATKGTATNEEEAQPFYVNAPYGIVLVHNGNLTNTRELTAELFHKDRRHLNTSSDTELLVNVLANELQASISGLELDPEQVFQAVTRVHERVEGSYAAIALIAGYGLLAFRDPFGIRPLILGTRKHDDGHYEWVVTSESLVLENGEFEIVRDVDPGEAVFIDLEGRLHTKQCAANPQLVPCSFEYVYLARPDSVMNGIAVYEARLRMGERLADTIAKHTPREAIDVVMPIPDSSRPAAMQVARKLGVEYREGFYKNRYVGRTFIMPGQAVRKKSVRQKLNAMSSEFKGKNVLLIDDSIVRGTTSKEIIQMARDAGAKTVTFASAAPPVRYPHVYGINMPSRHELVAHGRTIPEIAQELGADFVVYQEVEDLKAAILEGSDLEDLDMSCFDGRYITGTVTEEYLAWVEGSQES; this is encoded by the coding sequence ATGTGCGGAATCGTCGGGATGGTGGGGCGCGGCCCCGTCAACCAGGAGATCTACGACTCCCTCCTCCTGCTCCAGCACCGGGGCCAGGACTCGACCGGGATCTCGACCGCCGAGCGCAGCGGCACCGTGCACATGCACAAGACCCGGGGTCAGGTGCGCGAGGCGTTCCGCACGCGGGACATGCGCGCGCTGCTCGGCGAGATCGGGCTCGGCCACGTGCGCTACGCCACCAAGGGCACCGCGACGAACGAGGAGGAGGCGCAGCCGTTCTACGTGAATGCGCCGTACGGCATCGTCCTCGTGCACAACGGCAACCTCACGAACACGAGGGAGCTCACCGCCGAGCTCTTCCACAAGGACCGCCGCCACCTCAACACGTCCTCCGACACCGAGCTGCTGGTGAACGTCCTCGCCAACGAGCTGCAGGCCTCGATCTCGGGCCTCGAGCTCGACCCCGAGCAGGTGTTCCAGGCGGTGACCCGCGTGCACGAGCGCGTCGAGGGCTCGTACGCGGCGATCGCGCTGATCGCCGGTTACGGCCTTCTGGCGTTCCGCGACCCGTTCGGCATCCGTCCCCTGATCCTCGGCACGCGCAAGCACGACGACGGGCACTACGAGTGGGTCGTGACGAGCGAATCGCTCGTGCTCGAGAACGGCGAGTTCGAGATCGTGCGCGACGTCGACCCCGGCGAGGCCGTGTTCATCGACCTCGAGGGCAGGCTGCACACGAAGCAGTGCGCCGCGAACCCCCAGCTCGTACCCTGCTCGTTCGAGTACGTGTACCTCGCCCGTCCCGACTCGGTGATGAACGGCATCGCGGTGTACGAGGCGCGCCTGCGCATGGGCGAGCGCCTCGCCGACACGATCGCCAAGCACACGCCGCGCGAGGCGATCGATGTCGTCATGCCGATCCCCGACTCGTCCCGCCCCGCCGCGATGCAGGTGGCCCGCAAGCTCGGCGTCGAATACCGCGAGGGCTTCTACAAGAACCGCTACGTCGGCCGCACGTTCATCATGCCGGGCCAGGCGGTGCGCAAGAAGAGCGTGCGCCAGAAGCTCAACGCGATGTCGAGCGAGTTCAAGGGCAAGAACGTGCTGCTCATCGACGACTCGATCGTGCGTGGCACGACGTCGAAAGAGATCATCCAGATGGCGAGGGATGCCGGGGCCAAGACCGTCACGTTCGCCTCGGCTGCGCCGCCCGTGCGTTACCCGCACGTGTACGGCATCAACATGCCGTCGCGCCACGAGCTCGTCGCCCACGGCCGCACGATCCCCGAGATCGCGCAGGAGCTCGGCGCCGACTTCGTCGTGTACCAGGAGGTCGAGGACCTCAAGGCGGCGATCCTCGAGGGCTCCGACCTCGAGGACCTCGACATGAGCTGCTTCGACGGCCGGTACATCACCGGCACGGTGACCGAGGAGTACCTCGCCTGGGTCGAAGGCTCGCAGGAGAGCTGA